Within Dysosmobacter sp. Marseille-Q4140, the genomic segment CTTTCGCCCAACCAGCATCCGAGACTCTCCCAGCATCATCATGGCCGCCCGCCGCTGGGAACCGAACACCTCCGTGGCGGTATCCACCAGCCGCACCTCCTGAAATCCGGCCTCCCGCAGATCCTGGGCAAAGGCCTCCATGTCCCCGTACATCCGGGGCTTCATATCGTCATTCAGGGCAAATACCCCACCGGGCTTTAATACCCGCAGGGTCTCCCGCAGCAGTGCTTGCTTATCCGCGCCGGTAATATTGTGATAGACATAGTTGCTTACGACCGCGTCAAAGGTATCATCGGGGAAGTCCAGCTGATGGGCGTCCCCGTGCTGAAACCGGCACCGGGTCGCTACACCCTCACTGGCGGCGTTCTTCTCGCACATGGGCTGGCCGTAGCCGTATGCCACGCCCCAATAGTTGATACCGGTGACTTGCGCTTCCGGCCAGGTGAGGGCCGCCCGGATGGACAGGGCGCCGGAGCCGCAGCCCACATCCAGCAGCGTCCCCTTGCCATCGAAGCCCAGGTGGGCGAGCAGGCACTGGTGGGTCCGCTCCATCATCCCACCGCCGCCGAAAGCGTATTGTTTGCGTATCCAGCCGCACCAACAGAGCAGGGCCAGAAATGCTGCGGCGGCCACCGAAAAAACCGCTCCTAGCCATGGCAGCCGGAACACTGTGAAGGACAGCACCGCCAGCACAACAGATAGGGCCAGCAGACCGCCAATCATGTAAAAGACCGGGTTGGACATCCAACTTCCATAGTCCTCGCCGTGAGTACCAAGGTGGATCTCCTCATGTCGGGATTTTTCATGTTTCATCCGACCATCTCCTCGTATCATAATTTCTGCAATAACAGTCCCAATCCCGCCTGAGCCGCCGCCAGCAGCGGGCACAGCAAAAGCGGCCACTGGAGCAGATGCTCCGGTAACGCATAATCCTTCATCCATGCCTTGAACTCATAGCCGGGATGTCCCTCTGTGCCAGAGATCACAAAACGGTTTTTCGTCTTTTTCTGGATCAGCCACACATCAAGGAAAAACAGATCGCCTAGGTTGACCATCATCCACTGGATGTAGCCCGTCAACGCCAGGCGCCAAAAACCATGTGTCCCGCCCGCCACCGCGCTGAGGGCGCCGTAAAGCAACAGCGGGAGCCATTCCCACAAGATGATCCACCGCCAATATCCGGCAGCTTCTCGCTTTGTAGGCGGCTCCTTGGCCGCCTTGATGATGGCGGACGGATAGCAGGGAAACATCAGCCGGGGCTTATACAGTGCAGCCGCTGCGGCGAACAGGTTAAAATAGGCCGCCATAGCGAGCCCGTCCAAGATGCTGCGCGTCCAGTTCATAGAAATCCTCCCGCATTTTTCATAAGGGACCTCTCTTGTTATTTATTGCCTGAACACCCCGCATCCTCCCGGATCGCCAGCACACAGAGCCAGTGTCTTTTCGCATCCCGCTTCACGATGAC encodes:
- a CDS encoding methyltransferase domain-containing protein, with the translated sequence MKHEKSRHEEIHLGTHGEDYGSWMSNPVFYMIGGLLALSVVLAVLSFTVFRLPWLGAVFSVAAAAFLALLCWCGWIRKQYAFGGGGMMERTHQCLLAHLGFDGKGTLLDVGCGSGALSIRAALTWPEAQVTGINYWGVAYGYGQPMCEKNAASEGVATRCRFQHGDAHQLDFPDDTFDAVVSNYVYHNITGADKQALLRETLRVLKPGGVFALNDDMKPRMYGDMEAFAQDLREAGFQEVRLVDTATEVFGSQRRAAMMMLGESRMLVGRK